In a single window of the Bacillus clarus genome:
- a CDS encoding nitroreductase family protein, producing the protein MTNLVKTNDFNEILTGRRSIRKYDTSVKISKEEMTEILTEATLAPSSVNMQPWRFLVIESEEAKATLAPLAKFNQSQVETSSAMIALFGDLNNFDNAEEIYGTAVERGLMPAEVKEDQMQKLSAYFSMVTPEVMKDTVLIDGGLVAMQFMLAARAHGYDTCPIGGFEKDQIAEAFGLDKERHVPVMLISIGKAADSGYQSVRLPIDKIAQWK; encoded by the coding sequence ATGACTAACTTAGTAAAAACAAATGATTTTAACGAAATTTTAACAGGACGCCGTTCAATTCGTAAGTATGATACTTCAGTGAAAATTAGCAAAGAAGAAATGACAGAAATTCTTACAGAAGCAACACTTGCACCATCTTCAGTAAACATGCAACCATGGAGATTCCTAGTTATTGAAAGTGAAGAAGCAAAAGCAACACTTGCGCCACTTGCAAAATTTAATCAATCTCAAGTAGAAACATCTTCAGCGATGATCGCATTATTTGGTGACTTAAATAACTTTGATAATGCAGAAGAAATTTACGGTACAGCAGTAGAGCGTGGACTTATGCCAGCTGAAGTAAAAGAAGATCAAATGCAAAAACTTTCAGCTTACTTCTCAATGGTTACACCAGAAGTAATGAAAGATACTGTACTTATTGACGGTGGTCTTGTAGCAATGCAATTTATGTTAGCAGCTCGTGCTCACGGCTATGACACTTGCCCAATTGGTGGTTTTGAGAAAGATCAAATCGCTGAAGCTTTCGGATTAGATAAAGAGCGTCATGTACCAGTAATGTTAATTTCAATCGGAAAAGCAGCTGACAGTGGTTACCAATCAGTACGTCTTCCAATTGACAAAATTGCCCAGTGGAAGTAA
- a CDS encoding NUDIX hydrolase, with product MDLTFKVEETRFNYRVGAICKHDNKILILQDDGEDYWYVPGGRVKMLENSEDALRRELAEELGVPIVVKRLIWSVENFFTLSERKFHEISFYYEVELHELPANGADQYILEEEDRTYVFKWVPVEELNTYNLQPAFIKDKVKDLSVHTEHIVLQN from the coding sequence ATGGATCTTACGTTTAAAGTAGAGGAAACACGTTTTAATTACCGAGTCGGAGCAATTTGTAAACACGATAATAAGATTCTTATTTTGCAAGATGACGGTGAAGATTATTGGTACGTACCAGGCGGACGAGTGAAAATGCTAGAAAATAGTGAAGATGCATTAAGACGGGAGCTTGCAGAAGAACTAGGCGTTCCAATTGTAGTTAAGAGATTAATATGGTCAGTAGAAAATTTCTTTACACTTTCTGAGCGGAAATTCCATGAGATTAGTTTTTACTATGAAGTAGAGCTGCATGAACTACCCGCGAATGGAGCCGATCAATATATTCTAGAAGAAGAGGATAGAACATATGTGTTTAAGTGGGTGCCGGTAGAAGAGTTAAATACATATAACTTACAGCCAGCATTTATAAAAGATAAAGTAAAAGATTTGTCAGTTCATACAGAGCATATCGTTTTACAAAATTAA
- a CDS encoding elongation factor G, with product MTTINIGIVAHVDAGKTSLTERILFETNVIKEIGRVDSGNTQTDSMELERQRGITIKASVVSFFINNLKVNVIDTPGHADFIAEVERSFRVLDGAILVISAVEGVQAQTKILMRTLQKLNIPTVLFVNKIDRSGANTEKVVKQIKEILSNDAFPFYSAQNEGTKEARIIEYKAYDECMERLAPYTESLLASYVNNEIVADTLLRKELEKQIQQANVYPIFFGSAMTGIGITELLENISALIPANKSVQDETLSGVVFKIEREPSGEKIAYVRVFSGSLHVRKYVDIQRGESLSHKEKIKKMCIFHNGNAVQSSTVHSGEFCKVWGLSDIKIGDIIGEWTQYMKDVQLAEPQMEAAIEAVPKERIHDLYAALMELCEEDPLIKVWKDNIQNELYIRLFGEVQKEVIETTLHEKYNIQVAFSNTRVVCVEKPVGIGYAAEVMGEKANPFYATIGFKVERGKLNSGITYNLGVELGSLPLAFHKAIEDTVFQTLKQGLYGWEVTDMIVTLTHTGYASPVTTASDFRNLTPLVLMDALKRAETCVYEPLNEFELTVPEHAISTAMYKLAAIPATFAEPMLHNDSYHLTGSLPVAKTENFKRMLHSFTEGEGIFTTKPAGFTKLKSSFPTRKRVDFNPLNRKDYLLHVLKAY from the coding sequence ATGACAACAATAAATATAGGGATTGTCGCGCACGTAGACGCTGGCAAGACGAGTTTGACTGAGCGTATTCTTTTTGAAACAAATGTGATTAAAGAAATCGGCCGAGTAGATAGCGGAAATACGCAAACCGACTCAATGGAACTAGAAAGACAACGCGGAATTACAATTAAAGCATCTGTCGTTTCTTTCTTTATAAATAACTTAAAAGTAAATGTCATTGATACACCCGGACACGCTGATTTTATCGCTGAAGTGGAGCGATCATTCCGCGTTTTAGACGGCGCGATTTTAGTTATTTCTGCCGTTGAAGGTGTGCAAGCACAAACAAAGATTTTAATGCGAACATTACAGAAATTAAACATACCGACTGTACTATTTGTTAATAAAATTGATCGTAGTGGCGCAAATACTGAAAAAGTTGTGAAACAAATAAAAGAAATTCTTTCAAATGACGCATTCCCCTTCTACTCTGCCCAAAACGAAGGAACAAAGGAAGCTCGTATTATTGAATATAAAGCATATGACGAATGTATGGAACGATTAGCACCATATACTGAATCATTGCTTGCATCATATGTAAATAACGAAATAGTAGCGGACACACTATTAAGAAAAGAACTCGAAAAGCAAATACAGCAAGCAAATGTGTATCCAATCTTTTTCGGTTCAGCAATGACAGGTATAGGAATAACTGAATTACTCGAAAATATTTCAGCCCTAATTCCAGCTAATAAATCGGTACAAGATGAAACATTATCTGGTGTTGTTTTTAAAATTGAACGTGAACCTTCTGGTGAAAAGATTGCTTATGTAAGAGTTTTTTCTGGTAGCTTACACGTTAGAAAATATGTTGATATACAGCGCGGCGAGTCTCTATCACATAAAGAAAAGATTAAAAAAATGTGCATATTTCATAATGGAAATGCAGTTCAATCTTCTACTGTTCATAGTGGAGAGTTTTGCAAAGTATGGGGACTGAGTGATATTAAAATTGGTGATATTATCGGTGAATGGACGCAGTATATGAAAGACGTTCAATTAGCCGAACCACAAATGGAAGCAGCTATTGAGGCAGTGCCAAAAGAACGAATTCATGATTTATACGCTGCACTTATGGAACTATGCGAAGAAGATCCGCTCATAAAGGTGTGGAAAGATAATATTCAAAATGAACTATACATTCGCCTTTTCGGTGAAGTGCAAAAAGAAGTGATTGAAACAACGCTTCATGAAAAATACAATATACAAGTTGCTTTTTCAAATACACGAGTTGTATGTGTCGAAAAGCCAGTTGGTATAGGTTATGCCGCCGAAGTAATGGGTGAAAAAGCAAATCCATTTTACGCAACAATCGGCTTCAAAGTCGAACGTGGTAAGCTTAACTCTGGCATAACGTATAACTTAGGTGTTGAACTTGGATCACTACCTTTAGCGTTTCATAAAGCGATTGAAGATACAGTATTTCAAACGTTAAAACAAGGTTTATACGGATGGGAAGTTACGGACATGATCGTCACATTAACACACACTGGTTATGCAAGTCCCGTTACAACGGCGAGTGACTTCAGAAACTTAACACCACTCGTATTAATGGATGCTTTAAAACGAGCTGAAACTTGTGTATATGAACCATTAAATGAATTCGAATTAACTGTTCCAGAGCACGCAATTAGTACCGCAATGTATAAACTAGCTGCCATTCCAGCAACTTTCGCAGAGCCTATGTTGCATAATGACTCTTACCATTTAACAGGATCATTACCTGTTGCGAAAACAGAGAATTTTAAACGAATGCTCCATTCATTTACTGAAGGAGAAGGTATCTTTACAACAAAGCCAGCTGGTTTCACAAAACTGAAGTCGTCCTTCCCTACTCGAAAACGTGTTGATTTTAATCCGCTTAATCGGAAAGATTATTTACTTCATGTGTTGAAGGCTTATTAA
- a CDS encoding HD domain-containing protein translates to MNKTVAGIVIPDSKLAVEAQEILREYGNDLLWNHSNRVYLFGALQGKKAGLKFDEELLYVSALFHDLGLTKKFSSPDKRFEVDGANAARSFLQQHRMDDESIRLVWDAIALHTTIGIAEHKEPQVSLIYSGVGYDVMGDGYDEISEELREQVVAAFPRDNFKQKILPAFLEGFAHKPETTFGNIKADVCSLLLPGFKRKNFCDCVLHSPWKE, encoded by the coding sequence ATGAATAAAACAGTAGCAGGTATCGTAATTCCAGATAGTAAACTAGCAGTAGAGGCGCAAGAAATACTTCGTGAATATGGTAACGATTTACTTTGGAATCACTCAAACCGCGTGTATTTATTTGGGGCACTTCAAGGAAAAAAAGCTGGTCTAAAATTTGATGAAGAATTATTATATGTGAGTGCTTTATTCCATGATCTAGGACTTACTAAAAAATTTAGTAGTCCAGACAAACGCTTTGAAGTAGATGGTGCAAATGCTGCACGAAGCTTCCTTCAACAACATCGTATGGATGATGAATCCATTAGACTTGTTTGGGATGCAATTGCTTTACACACTACGATTGGTATTGCTGAACATAAAGAGCCACAAGTTTCATTAATATATTCCGGCGTAGGATATGACGTTATGGGCGATGGATACGATGAAATTTCTGAGGAATTACGCGAGCAAGTTGTAGCTGCTTTCCCTCGAGATAATTTCAAACAAAAAATTCTTCCTGCTTTCCTTGAAGGATTTGCACATAAACCTGAAACTACTTTCGGTAACATTAAAGCTGATGTATGTTCACTTCTTCTTCCTGGATTTAAACGTAAAAACTTCTGTGATTGTGTTTTACATTCACCTTGGAAAGAATAA
- a CDS encoding putative quinol monooxygenase, translating into MIIIHAIFQVDPAKQQSFLEEIQPLIHGSREESGNVSYDLFKDTEKESVYTMVEVWKDEKAVASHNTSEHFTSFVSKASQFLTAPLDINVFNGELVK; encoded by the coding sequence ATGATTATTATTCACGCAATATTTCAAGTAGATCCAGCAAAACAACAATCATTTTTAGAAGAAATTCAGCCACTAATTCATGGTTCAAGAGAAGAAAGTGGAAATGTATCTTATGACCTATTTAAAGATACAGAAAAAGAAAGTGTTTATACGATGGTAGAAGTGTGGAAAGATGAAAAAGCAGTTGCGAGTCATAATACAAGTGAACACTTTACATCTTTCGTTAGTAAAGCATCACAGTTTTTAACTGCTCCGCTTGATATAAATGTTTTTAATGGAGAATTAGTAAAATAA
- a CDS encoding MarR family winged helix-turn-helix transcriptional regulator, whose amino-acid sequence MTSSCSKEAIILYKLHFLNKEVSSKFEGCTGMSQSRLELILQLYEVDEISQKALQQEVNIDNAAITRHLKQLEANGMIVRRKNPDDNRITLVSLTEEGRNKIQVFQEEKERFSASAFKGLSEEERDNLLNMLNHIQENIKEL is encoded by the coding sequence TTGACAAGTTCATGCTCAAAAGAAGCAATTATTTTATATAAATTACACTTTCTCAATAAAGAAGTAAGTTCGAAATTTGAAGGGTGTACGGGTATGAGTCAGTCTAGATTAGAGCTTATACTCCAGTTATATGAAGTAGATGAAATTAGTCAAAAAGCACTTCAGCAAGAAGTGAATATTGATAATGCCGCGATTACGAGGCATTTAAAGCAGCTGGAAGCAAACGGAATGATTGTAAGACGTAAAAATCCAGATGATAACAGAATTACATTAGTTTCTCTTACAGAAGAGGGGCGAAATAAAATTCAGGTGTTTCAAGAGGAAAAAGAACGTTTTTCAGCATCTGCATTTAAAGGATTAAGTGAAGAAGAACGCGACAATCTTTTAAATATGTTAAATCACATTCAAGAAAACATAAAAGAATTATAA
- a CDS encoding alpha/beta family hydrolase yields MKGNKKEIHINDKVIRYTHIEKGSKTICFMFSGSGYNYDKPLFYYATMLMLENKIDVVHIHYSYDEQLMKKTMEEVTKIMMDDINPVMNEVLKSGQYNHSMFLGKSLGTIPIANDVMKRVEYLQSKMILLTPLLTLDSIFDSILHSHHEGLLVIGDKDHQYNANQIEQLDQSNLKIEVVKNANHSLNVGEFETENSIVAISRVIEKLGDIVRTN; encoded by the coding sequence GTGAAAGGGAATAAAAAGGAGATACATATAAACGATAAAGTGATTCGTTATACACATATAGAGAAGGGTTCTAAAACGATTTGCTTTATGTTCTCAGGTTCAGGCTACAATTATGATAAGCCATTATTTTATTATGCAACGATGTTAATGCTTGAAAATAAAATAGATGTAGTACATATTCATTATTCTTACGACGAACAGTTAATGAAAAAAACAATGGAAGAAGTAACGAAAATAATGATGGATGATATTAATCCTGTAATGAATGAAGTATTAAAAAGTGGGCAATACAACCATTCGATGTTTTTAGGGAAATCACTCGGAACAATTCCGATTGCAAATGATGTAATGAAGAGGGTGGAATATTTACAATCAAAAATGATATTACTTACACCTTTACTAACGCTTGATTCGATTTTTGATTCCATCTTACATAGTCATCACGAAGGGCTATTAGTAATTGGAGACAAAGATCATCAATATAATGCAAATCAAATTGAGCAATTAGATCAATCGAATTTAAAGATTGAGGTTGTGAAAAACGCAAATCATTCTTTAAATGTTGGGGAATTTGAAACAGAGAATTCGATTGTAGCAATATCAAGAGTGATAGAAAAACTTGGGGATATTGTTAGGACAAACTAG